ATGCCATGTCCCTCGCCGGGGCCGACCGCATCCTGCGGATGGGCGGTGTTCAGGCGATCGCGTCGATGACCTTCGGGTTCTTTGGCATTCCGCCGGTCGATACGCTGGCCGGACCGGGCAACGCTTGGGTCGCCGAAGCCAAACGCCAATTGTTCGGGCGGGTCGGGATAGACATGGTCGCAGGGCCAACCGACAGCCTGATCCTTGCCGACGACACCGCCCACCCCGAGGTGGTCGCCTGGGACATGGTCGGTCAGATGGAACACGGCGCGGATTCGCCCGTGTGGCTGGTGACCAACAACGCAGCACTCGCGCATGAGGTGGTTGAATTGATCCCTAGCCTGATCCGCTCGCTTCCCGAGGCGAATGCCAGCTCGGCACAGGCCGCGTGGGACGCGCTTTCAGAAGTGGCCGTTTGCGAAACCCGCGAGGAAATGGCCGTGCTGGCGGATAAATATGCGCCCGAGCATTTGCATGTGCAGGCCTCGGACCTTGATTGGTGGCTGGGTAGGCTCAAGGCCTATGGCTCGCTTTTCCTTGGCGAAGAAACCACCGTTGCCTTTGGTGACAAAGCGTCCGGTCCGAACCATGTGCTGCCGACCTCGGGCGCGGCGCGCTATACGGGCGGCTTGTCGGTTCACAAGTTCCTCAAGACGGTGACTTGGCAACGATCAACCCAAGAGGCCGCCAAACGCGTGGCCGAGGTCACAGCGCGGATTTCGCGGCTGGAAGGCATGGAGGCCCATGCCCGCACCGCTGACATCCGCCTGACACAGCGCGACTAAAGCGCGACGAAGGAGACACACAGATGAACCTTTCCAACCGGGTCCGCACCCTTGCGGCGCCCGAAGCGTTTTTGCGCTTCCTCAAGGCGTGGGCCGGGCGCAACGGTCAAGGGCTGGCCTTGGCGGTGATGACCGCCATGGCGGCGGCGTTTCTGTCGCAACGCTGGGGCGCGCCACCAATGCTTTTGGCGCTGCTTTTGGGCATGGCGTTCTATCCGATGTCACAAGAGGCGCATTGCAAGGACGGCCTCGCCTTTGCCAGCGGCACATTGCTGCGCGCGGGCGTGGCCCTTTTGGGCTTGCGGGTCGAGCTTGCCGATTTGGCAGCGCTCGGGGTGGCGCCCTTTGCCGGCACCACGCTTTTGCTGGTGCTGACCATCGGCACGGGTCTTTTGGTGGCGCGGCTGATGGGGCGGGATATGTTCTTTGGCCTGCTCGCTGGCGGCGCGGTGGCGATCTGCGGCGCCTCGGCGGCGCTGGCCATTGCCGCCGCCCTGCCCGCGCAGCGGCTTAGAGGACAGGATGTCATCTTCACCGTTGTGGGCGTGACCTCGCTCTCCTCCATCGCGATGGTGCTTTACCCGATCCTGTTCGAGGCGCTGGGCATGTCGGATCGCCAGACCGGCTTCCTGATCGGGGCGACAATTCACGATGTGGCGCAGGTCGCGGCGGCGGGGTATTCGCATGGGGTCGAAACCGGCGACACAGCCACGCTGGTCAAGCTGAGCCGCGTCATCATGTTGCCGCTCGTTCTGCTCGCCGTGGCCTTTGCCGTGCGCACGCCGGGGCGCAAGGGCTTTGCCCTGCCGCCCTTCGTGATCGTGTTCGGCCTGTTGTTGTGCCTCAACAGTCTGGGCATCGTGCCAGAGCCCATGCGACAGGCGCTGGTGCAGCTTTCCTCGGTGCTCCTGCTGCTGGCGATTGCCGCGCTTGGGGCGCGCACTTCGCTTCCGGCGATGTTCAAACTGGGGGTCGGTCACCTTGCCGTGCCTGTCACGGCCACGCTGGTTCTGCTGGTCGCGGCGATTGGCTGGGCGGTTGCCGTGATCTAATCAGCGATCGCCGCGCGACGGCGCGGCGATCGGGGAACTGGGATCTGAAATCAGACCTCTTCGGCGTAGTGACAGGCGCTCATGTGGCCCGCACCCATGTCGCGCAGCGCCGGCACCTCTTGCGCGCAGCGATCTGTCGCCATCGGACAGCGCGTGCGAAAGAAACAACCGCTAGGTGGGTCAATCGGGCTTGGCACATCGCCGGTCAACACAACGCGGTCCCGCTCGGCCTCCGGATCGGGCAAAGGCACCGCCGATAGCAACGCCTTGGTATAGGGGTGGCGCGGCTGACGGAACATCGCCTCGCGGTCGGCGATCTCCATGATCCGGCCCAGATACATCACCGCGATCCGGTCGCTCATATGTTCAACAACGGCAAGGTCATGCGAGATGAACAAAAGCGCGAGCCCGAGTTCTTTTTGCAGGTCCATCAACAGGTTGATGATCTGTGCCTGCACCGAAACATCCAGCGCCGAAACCGCCTCGTCACAGATGACGATATCGGGTTCCGAAGCGAGCGCACGCGCAATGCAAATCCGCTGACGCTGACCGCCCGAGAACTGATGCGGCATGCGTGCCATTGCCTCGCGCGGGAGGCCAACTTTTTCCAGCAGATCGCCAACGCGAGTTCTACGCGCCTCGCGGGATTTGCCCATGCCGTGACTGCGCAGCGGCTCGGCGATCAGCTCTTCAACCGTCATCCGTGGGTTCAGCGAGGAAAACGGGTCTTGGAACACCACGTTCAGCCGCTTGCGCACCGGCTTCAACTGGGCCCGGCTAAGACCGTCAATGCGTTTGCCTTCCAGCGTGATTTCACCTTCGGTCAAGGGGATCAACTGGGCCAGACATTTGCCGACGGTTGATTTGCCGCAACCGGATTCCCCGACCAACGACAGGGTCTCGCCCTTGGCGATGTGAAAGCTAACGTCGCTCACCGCATGCACCGCCTTTTGGGTTTTCGAAAACATTCCGCTGGCGATGGGAAAGCGTTTGACCAAGTTGCGAACTTCGATGAGATGCGGGGCGTCGGTCATGCTGCGGATACCTCTCGTGGCGAAAAATGACAGGCCGCGAGATGCCCGGGGGCCTTGGCCTCTAGCGCCGGATCAATGCGGCGGCACACGTCTTGAACCAGCGGGCAACGGTCGGCAAAAGCGCACCCTTGAAGCGGTTTGGACAGGTCCGGCACGCGGCCGGGAATCTCGGCCAGCCGAACCGCTTCGCCCGCGCTCAAGGACGAGCCGAGCTTGGGCACGGCGTTGAGCAGCCCTTGGGTATAGGGGTGGCGCGGCGTGCGGAACAGGTCCTCAACGCGGGCCTCTTCGACCTTGCGACCGGCATACATGACCAGCACACGCTCGGCGAATTCGGCCACCACGCCCAGATCGTGGGTGATCAGCATAACAGCCGACCCCACCTTGCTGCGCAAATCCTGCATCAGGTCGAGGATCTGCGCCTGAATGGTGACATCAAGCGCGGTCGTTGGCTCATCCGCCACCAACAGCGCCGGGTTACAAGCCAGCGCGATGGCGATCATCGCCCGCTGGCGCATCCCGCCCGAAAGCTGGTGCGGGTATTCATCGACCCGCTGTTCCGGCGATGGGATACCGACAAGGCGTAGCATTTCAATAGCGCGGTTGCGCGCCTCGGCGCGGCTGGCGTTTTCGTGCAGGCGCACGGATTCACCGATCTGCTGGCCGATGGTGAACACCGGGTTCAGCGAGGTCATGGGCTCCTGAAAGATCATCCCAATCTCGGAGCCGCGCAGCTTGCGCATCTGCCGGTCAGATTTCTTGAGCAGGTATCCTCGCCGCGAAAGTTGATCTGACCGGCGACCTTGCCCGGCGGCGTCGGCAGCAGGCCAAGGATCGACATCGAGGTGACAGACTTGCCACAGCCGGATTCACCGACCACGGCCAGAGCTTCGCCTGCGTTTATGTCAAACGACAGCCCGTCAACCGCACGGTTCACACTGGTCGCGGTGCGAAAATGGATCTGCAGATCGCGCACTTCAAGAAGGGCCATGTTTACACCTCCTTCGCTAGTCGGGGATCGACCGCATCGCGCAGCCCGTCGCCCAGAAGGTTGACTGCCAGCACCGTGATCGACAGGAACAAAGCCGGGAAAAACACGATTGACGGCTTCACCTGCCAGAGCGCGCGCCCCTCGGCCATGATATTGCCCCACGACGGCACTGATGATGGCAGCCCCGCACCAATAAAGCTCAGGATCGCCTCGGTGATCATCGCAGAGGCGCAGATATAGGTGGCCTGCACCGTCAGGGGCGCCAGCGTGTTGGGCATGATATGGCGCCAGATAATGCCGAGCGTGCCGGTGCCACAGGCGGTCCCCGCCTCGACATAGGGCTGTTCGCGCACCGAAAGCACGACCGAGCGGGTCAGCCGCGCGACACGCGGAATTTCCGCAATCGTGATGGCAAGAATGACGTTAAAGACAGAACCGCCGCGCATCAGGGTCATCAAGGCAATCGCCAGAAGGATCGCGGGGATCGACATCAGCCCGTCCATCACCCGCATGACGATGTTATCAGCCCAGCGCAAAAACCCCGAAAGCAAACCAATGGCCAGCCCGACAATCGAAGCGCAAATCGCCACGCCTGCGCCGACAACCAGCGACACCTGAGCGCCATAGACCGTGCGCGAGAAGATGTCGCGACCCAGCATATCGGTGCCAAACCATGCCTCTTCCGAGGGCGGTTTGACCCGGAACGCGGGGTTGAGCGCGCTGGGATCATGGGTGGCGATGAACGGTGCAAAAATCGCCATCAGCGCGACCAGCACAAGCAGGACAAGACCGATCCACAATGTCGGATGCTCGATCAGCATCGCCATGGCGCGGCCACGTTGCGGCGGCGGCGTGAGGATCTGCGGTCGCGCGGGCGCGGCGGCATATTCGGGCTCGCAAGGAGTGGGTTGAGCGGTCAATAGCGTATCCTCGGGTCAATCAGGGTGTAGCTGAGATCAATCAGCAGATTGATGATGACGTAAACGAAGCTGAAGATCAGGATGATCGCCTGAATCACCGGATAGTCACGCCGCAGGATCGATTCGACCGTCAGACGGCCAAGTCCGGGCAGCGCAAAGACTGTTTCGATCACAACAGCGCCCGAGATCATAAGCGCGATCCCAAGGCCCACCACCGTGACAATCGGCACCATCGCATTGCGCAACGCGTGGATGAACAGAACCGTATGGCCGGCGGCCCCCTTGGCGCGGGCGGTGCGGATATAGTCCTGTTGCAAAATTTCCAGCATCGTCGCGCGGGTGATCCGCGCAATCAGAGCAAC
This genomic window from Rhodobacteraceae bacterium D3-12 contains:
- the hisD gene encoding histidinol dehydrogenase produces the protein MTVTYLKSALPQPPEQKIALRDQVTDILLAIEKGGEAEALAFARKFDNWEGDVVVTPEEIKAATARLAPSVREDIDFAHQNIRRFAEAQRDTLTDMEIEMAPGFFAGQKSIPVLATGCYAPGGRFSHVASALMTITTAKAAGVEFVAACSPPRGADGISDEMAYAMSLAGADRILRMGGVQAIASMTFGFFGIPPVDTLAGPGNAWVAEAKRQLFGRVGIDMVAGPTDSLILADDTAHPEVVAWDMVGQMEHGADSPVWLVTNNAALAHEVVELIPSLIRSLPEANASSAQAAWDALSEVAVCETREEMAVLADKYAPEHLHVQASDLDWWLGRLKAYGSLFLGEETTVAFGDKASGPNHVLPTSGAARYTGGLSVHKFLKTVTWQRSTQEAAKRVAEVTARISRLEGMEAHARTADIRLTQRD
- a CDS encoding ABC transporter permease, with the translated sequence MTAQPTPCEPEYAAAPARPQILTPPPQRGRAMAMLIEHPTLWIGLVLLVLVALMAIFAPFIATHDPSALNPAFRVKPPSEEAWFGTDMLGRDIFSRTVYGAQVSLVVGAGVAICASIVGLAIGLLSGFLRWADNIVMRVMDGLMSIPAILLAIALMTLMRGGSVFNVILAITIAEIPRVARLTRSVVLSVREQPYVEAGTACGTGTLGIIWRHIMPNTLAPLTVQATYICASAMITEAILSFIGAGLPSSVPSWGNIMAEGRALWQVKPSIVFFPALFLSITVLAVNLLGDGLRDAVDPRLAKEV
- a CDS encoding dipeptide ABC transporter ATP-binding protein, with the protein product MTDAPHLIEVRNLVKRFPIASGMFSKTQKAVHAVSDVSFHIAKGETLSLVGESGCGKSTVGKCLAQLIPLTEGEITLEGKRIDGLSRAQLKPVRKRLNVVFQDPFSSLNPRMTVEELIAEPLRSHGMGKSREARRTRVGDLLEKVGLPREAMARMPHQFSGGQRQRICIARALASEPDIVICDEAVSALDVSVQAQIINLLMDLQKELGLALLFISHDLAVVEHMSDRIAVMYLGRIMEIADREAMFRQPRHPYTKALLSAVPLPDPEAERDRVVLTGDVPSPIDPPSGCFFRTRCPMATDRCAQEVPALRDMGAGHMSACHYAEEV
- a CDS encoding putative sulfate exporter family transporter, which produces MNLSNRVRTLAAPEAFLRFLKAWAGRNGQGLALAVMTAMAAAFLSQRWGAPPMLLALLLGMAFYPMSQEAHCKDGLAFASGTLLRAGVALLGLRVELADLAALGVAPFAGTTLLLVLTIGTGLLVARLMGRDMFFGLLAGGAVAICGASAALAIAAALPAQRLRGQDVIFTVVGVTSLSSIAMVLYPILFEALGMSDRQTGFLIGATIHDVAQVAAAGYSHGVETGDTATLVKLSRVIMLPLVLLAVAFAVRTPGRKGFALPPFVIVFGLLLCLNSLGIVPEPMRQALVQLSSVLLLLAIAALGARTSLPAMFKLGVGHLAVPVTATLVLLVAAIGWAVAVI